The Geoanaerobacter pelophilus genome window below encodes:
- the rpsQ gene encoding 30S ribosomal protein S17 produces MNQRGNRKTQIGIVVSDKMDKTVVVKVDRMVKHPVYSKYIRRTAKYKAHDELNNCKVGDRVVIVESRPLSKDKCWKVRQIISSVQ; encoded by the coding sequence ATGAATCAGCGTGGCAATAGGAAAACCCAGATTGGTATCGTTGTAAGCGATAAGATGGATAAGACTGTAGTAGTCAAGGTGGATCGAATGGTTAAACACCCTGTCTACAGTAAATATATTAGACGGACTGCAAAATATAAAGCTCATGATGAGCTCAATAATTGCAAGGTCGGCGACAGAGTAGTTATTGTTGAGTCTCGGCCATTAAGCAAAGACAAGTGCTGGAAGGTACGCCAGATTATTTCATCGGTTCAGTAG
- the rpmC gene encoding 50S ribosomal protein L29, with amino-acid sequence MKASELRNLDINELLAKDKELDKELFNLSFQLHTGRLENTAKLTALRKDIARVKTLIHETRVERG; translated from the coding sequence ATGAAGGCTAGTGAATTGAGAAATCTCGATATAAATGAACTCCTAGCTAAAGATAAGGAGCTGGATAAGGAGCTCTTTAACCTAAGCTTTCAACTTCATACCGGTCGGCTGGAAAATACAGCAAAATTGACTGCGCTCAGAAAAGATATAGCTCGTGTGAAGACATTGATCCATGAAACTAGGGTAGAGAGAGGGTAA
- the rplP gene encoding 50S ribosomal protein L16, translating into MLMPKRVKHRKQMKGRMTGAAGRGAVISFGEYGLQATECCWLDSRQIEAARIAMTRYIKRGGKIWIRVFPDKPLTAKPAETRMGKGKGSPDSWVCVIKPGRILYEMEGVTEEIAREAFRLAAHKLSVPTKFVSREEAHEG; encoded by the coding sequence ATGTTAATGCCCAAGAGAGTTAAACATAGAAAACAGATGAAGGGACGCATGACCGGTGCTGCAGGTAGGGGTGCGGTTATCTCCTTCGGAGAATACGGGCTTCAGGCTACCGAGTGTTGCTGGCTTGATTCCCGACAAATTGAAGCAGCTCGTATTGCAATGACACGATACATTAAAAGGGGCGGTAAAATCTGGATCCGCGTCTTTCCTGATAAACCCCTTACTGCAAAACCTGCAGAAACACGAATGGGTAAAGGTAAAGGTTCTCCTGATTCATGGGTTTGCGTGATCAAGCCAGGAAGAATTCTCTACGAAATGGAAGGCGTGACTGAGGAAATAGCTAGAGAGGCATTTAGATTGGCAGCCCACAAGCTTTCCGTACCTACGAAATTTGTGTCCAGGGAGGAAGCTCATGAAGGCTAG
- the rpsC gene encoding 30S ribosomal protein S3: MGQKVNPVSFRLGVIKTWDSRWYASADYAKLLHEDLKLRAFLKKRLYNSGVSKIEIERAANKAKINIFTARPGLIIGKKGSEVETLKKDLAKLTDTEIYLNIQEVRKPELDAQLVAENVAMQLERRIAFRRAMKKSVTSALKFGAKGIRITCSGRLGGAEMSRTEWYREGRVPLHTLRADIDYGFAEAKTTYGIIGVKVLIFKGEVLPG, from the coding sequence TTGGGACAGAAAGTCAATCCGGTCAGTTTCAGGCTGGGCGTCATTAAGACTTGGGATTCGCGTTGGTATGCGAGTGCAGATTATGCAAAGCTGCTTCATGAAGATCTCAAGCTTCGGGCCTTCTTAAAAAAGCGGCTTTATAATTCGGGCGTTTCGAAGATTGAGATTGAACGTGCTGCAAACAAGGCAAAGATCAATATCTTCACGGCTAGACCTGGTCTTATTATTGGCAAGAAAGGGTCAGAAGTTGAGACTCTTAAGAAAGACCTTGCCAAGCTAACGGACACTGAGATCTATTTAAATATACAGGAAGTTAGAAAGCCTGAACTGGATGCTCAACTTGTTGCGGAGAATGTTGCAATGCAGCTTGAGAGACGGATTGCATTTCGTCGAGCGATGAAGAAGAGCGTTACATCAGCTCTCAAGTTTGGTGCAAAAGGGATACGAATTACTTGTTCCGGACGTCTTGGTGGTGCTGAGATGTCAAGAACAGAATGGTACCGAGAAGGCCGCGTGCCTCTGCATACTCTTCGCGCTGACATAGATTATGGTTTTGCTGAGGCTAAGACAACATATGGAATCATCGGTGTCAAGGTCCTTATTTTCAAGGGTGAAGTTCTTCCTGGATAA
- the rplV gene encoding 50S ribosomal protein L22, with the protein MEARAKLYSIRMSPRKSRLVADMVRGKSVQNALTILKFSPQPSAKVISKLLSSAVANAEQKGVSDVDKLYVKAISVDGGSVLKRFLPRAMGRASKIRKPTSHISVVLADTK; encoded by the coding sequence ATGGAAGCGCGTGCCAAATTATATTCGATTCGTATGTCACCTCGTAAGTCGAGGTTAGTAGCAGACATGGTTCGTGGTAAATCAGTACAGAATGCATTGACAATACTGAAATTTTCTCCACAACCCTCAGCTAAGGTGATTTCCAAGCTTCTTTCCTCTGCAGTTGCTAATGCCGAGCAGAAAGGCGTTTCAGACGTAGATAAGCTTTACGTTAAGGCAATCTCGGTAGATGGTGGCTCTGTATTGAAGCGATTTCTTCCTCGGGCAATGGGAAGAGCAAGTAAAATAAGAAAACCGACCAGCCACATTTCTGTGGTTCTGGCTGACACGAAATAA
- the rpsS gene encoding 30S ribosomal protein S19, which yields MARSIKKGPFVDQHVVDKAQAEGANSKKVIKTWSRRSTIIPDFIGLTFAVHNGKKFIPVFVTENMVGHKLGEFAPTRTFHGHAADKKSKLKKK from the coding sequence ATGGCACGCTCAATTAAAAAAGGCCCTTTTGTAGATCAGCATGTGGTAGACAAGGCTCAAGCAGAAGGTGCTAACTCAAAAAAAGTCATCAAGACATGGTCGAGGCGATCGACAATAATTCCTGACTTCATCGGACTTACGTTCGCTGTACATAATGGCAAAAAGTTCATCCCTGTTTTTGTAACAGAAAATATGGTTGGACATAAACTGGGTGAGTTTGCTCCTACCAGAACTTTTCATGGCCACGCAGCAGACAAGAAAAGTAAGCTGAAGAAGAAGTAA
- the rplB gene encoding 50S ribosomal protein L2, with product MGIKSYKPTSAGRRHQTCSTFEEITCTTPEKSLLETLKKSGGRNSYGRITSRHIGGGHKQKYRIIDFRRDKTEIPAKVASIEYDPNRSARIALLNYVDGEKRYILAPLDLKVGDTVIASPSADIKPGNTLPLKAIPLGTIIHNIELKIGKGGQLARSAGTFAQLMAKEGKYAQIKLPSGEVRMVLVDCTATIGQVGNIDHENVNIGKAGRSRWLGKRPKVRGVAMNPVDHPHGGGEGRTSGGRHPVTPWGIPTKGYKTRTNKTSSRFIVKPRTK from the coding sequence ATGGGAATAAAAAGCTATAAACCAACATCGGCAGGACGCAGGCATCAGACCTGCTCCACCTTCGAAGAGATAACCTGCACAACTCCTGAGAAGTCTCTTTTAGAGACTCTTAAGAAGTCAGGTGGGCGTAACAGCTATGGTCGCATAACCTCCAGACATATTGGTGGTGGTCATAAGCAAAAATACAGGATTATCGACTTTAGGCGCGATAAGACTGAAATACCGGCAAAAGTCGCATCGATTGAGTACGACCCCAATAGAAGTGCACGGATTGCTCTGCTGAATTACGTTGACGGCGAAAAGCGCTATATCCTTGCTCCTCTTGATCTGAAGGTTGGTGATACTGTTATCGCTAGTCCCAGTGCGGACATCAAGCCGGGCAATACGCTTCCATTGAAAGCAATTCCGCTTGGTACTATCATTCATAACATCGAGTTGAAGATAGGAAAGGGCGGACAACTTGCCAGAAGCGCAGGAACCTTTGCGCAACTTATGGCCAAAGAAGGGAAGTATGCTCAAATAAAACTCCCCTCCGGTGAAGTGCGTATGGTTCTTGTTGATTGCACTGCAACCATTGGCCAGGTAGGCAATATTGACCATGAGAATGTAAATATTGGGAAAGCTGGGCGTTCACGCTGGCTTGGCAAGCGACCGAAAGTTCGTGGTGTTGCAATGAACCCGGTAGACCATCCGCATGGTGGTGGTGAAGGTCGGACTTCCGGTGGTCGACATCCAGTAACCCCATGGGGTATCCCCACTAAGGGTTATAAAACCAGGACTAACAAGACCTCTTCGCGTTTTATTGTTAAACCGCGTACTAAATAA
- a CDS encoding 50S ribosomal protein L23 has product MNIYDVIKKPLVTEKSTIAKDTNNVVAFVVDRNANKIEIKTAAEKLFNVRVDSVRTSTVAGKLKRSGKTIGKRSNWKKAYVTLQEGSNIDFFEI; this is encoded by the coding sequence ATGAATATCTATGACGTAATCAAAAAGCCGCTTGTTACAGAAAAATCGACTATAGCAAAAGATACTAATAATGTTGTTGCATTTGTTGTGGATCGAAATGCAAACAAGATTGAGATCAAAACAGCTGCTGAAAAACTGTTTAATGTTCGGGTTGATTCGGTCAGAACATCAACGGTGGCAGGAAAGCTGAAAAGGTCAGGCAAGACAATTGGAAAGCGTTCTAACTGGAAAAAGGCATATGTAACCCTCCAAGAGGGTAGCAATATCGATTTCTTTGAAATTTAA
- the rplD gene encoding 50S ribosomal protein L4 — protein sequence MATIAVYDLDRKKVSDIELNDEIFNGEVKEYLIHEAVKIQLANRRAGTVATKNRSEVSGGGKKPFRQKGTGNARQGCSRAPQYPGGGVAFGPQPKTYNLSMNKKARKAALRSALSLVYKDNRLTVMDSYKLGEISTKSFASVLNRFELTKALLVVDGDVDNREILLSARNIKDIKILHAEGLNIFDIMKYKNVILSREAVAKVEGALQS from the coding sequence ATGGCAACAATTGCAGTGTACGATCTGGACCGTAAAAAGGTCAGTGATATTGAGCTAAATGATGAAATCTTTAATGGTGAGGTTAAAGAATACCTCATTCATGAAGCCGTAAAAATTCAGCTTGCCAACAGAAGAGCCGGCACAGTAGCTACAAAAAACCGCTCAGAGGTTTCTGGTGGTGGCAAAAAGCCTTTTCGTCAGAAGGGCACTGGTAATGCTCGTCAAGGGTGCTCGCGAGCTCCTCAATATCCTGGTGGTGGCGTAGCTTTTGGGCCTCAGCCTAAAACCTACAACTTGTCTATGAATAAGAAGGCTCGTAAAGCCGCTCTTCGTTCCGCATTGTCACTTGTGTACAAGGATAACAGGCTTACTGTCATGGATTCCTATAAACTAGGAGAAATCTCTACCAAGAGTTTTGCTTCTGTGTTGAATCGGTTTGAACTGACTAAGGCACTGCTGGTAGTAGATGGTGATGTTGATAATCGTGAAATACTGCTTTCTGCAAGAAACATCAAGGATATAAAGATATTGCACGCAGAAGGCCTCAACATCTTTGACATAATGAAGTACAAGAACGTAATCCTTAGCCGTGAAGCTGTGGCAAAGGTTGAAGGAGCGTTGCAGTCATGA
- the rplC gene encoding 50S ribosomal protein L3: MKNGILGKKLGMTQIFADDGRRIPVTVVEAGPCVVIQKKTVEKDGYSAIQVGFSSGEAAKASKPLVGHCKSAGKGVFTHLREFRVEDVDQYNIGDQLGVDQFQAGDFVDITGTSIGKGFQGVIKRWGFKGGRSSHGSRFHRAPGSIGCSATPSRVFKNKKMPGQLGNVRTTIQRLQVVRVDSSENILLIKGAVPGATNGLVILKPSIKA; encoded by the coding sequence ATGAAAAATGGAATTTTAGGTAAAAAACTTGGAATGACACAGATATTTGCAGACGATGGTCGGAGGATTCCGGTCACTGTTGTAGAAGCAGGTCCTTGTGTTGTTATACAGAAGAAGACGGTTGAGAAAGATGGCTACTCTGCTATTCAGGTTGGTTTTAGCAGCGGAGAAGCTGCCAAAGCGTCCAAGCCATTGGTCGGACACTGTAAGTCTGCCGGGAAAGGCGTCTTTACTCATCTTCGTGAGTTTCGTGTGGAAGATGTCGACCAGTATAATATCGGTGATCAGCTTGGAGTTGATCAGTTCCAGGCAGGAGATTTTGTCGATATTACTGGCACCAGCATTGGTAAGGGTTTTCAGGGGGTAATCAAGCGCTGGGGATTCAAAGGCGGACGATCGTCACATGGATCAAGATTCCACAGGGCACCTGGCTCAATCGGCTGTTCCGCGACCCCGTCAAGGGTATTCAAAAATAAGAAAATGCCGGGTCAACTTGGTAATGTTCGCACGACAATCCAGCGGCTTCAAGTTGTCAGAGTGGATTCATCGGAAAATATTCTTCTGATTAAAGGCGCCGTCCCGGGCGCAACTAATGGGCTGGTTATTTTGAAGCCAAGCATAAAGGCTTAA